A portion of the Actomonas aquatica genome contains these proteins:
- a CDS encoding MotA/TolQ/ExbB proton channel family protein, translating to MEALRDLLQQGGPVMVPLILLSIVLYERCFGLYFSVRRASRLLTQDRAAGLDSLTAVRMTRLDLQETFRQQRFIISTLIAAAPLMGLLGTVTGMISTFESLIDRSGQKSFEGLADGISVALITTETGLAIAIPAVILLHFAHRHVQHGEQSLVKRESDLMATAA from the coding sequence ATGGAAGCCCTCCGCGATCTCCTGCAGCAAGGTGGCCCCGTCATGGTGCCGCTCATCCTGCTGTCGATCGTGCTCTACGAGCGCTGCTTCGGACTCTACTTCAGCGTGCGCCGCGCCAGCCGCCTGCTCACCCAGGATCGCGCCGCCGGGCTCGATTCGCTCACCGCGGTGCGCATGACCCGACTCGATCTGCAGGAGACCTTTCGGCAGCAACGTTTCATCATCAGCACGCTCATCGCCGCCGCGCCGCTCATGGGTCTGCTCGGCACCGTCACCGGCATGATCTCGACCTTCGAGAGCCTCATCGATCGCAGCGGTCAAAAGTCCTTCGAAGGCCTCGCCGACGGCATCTCCGTCGCCCTCATCACCACCGAGACCGGCCTGGCGATCGCCATCCCCGCCGTGATCCTCCTCCACTTCGCCCACCGCCATGTGCAGCACGGCGAACAATCCCTCGTCAAACGCGAGAGCGACCTCATGGCCACCGCCGCCTGA
- a CDS encoding SET domain-containing protein, with amino-acid sequence MVTVPDDLIEARGSVIHGRGVYARGFIAEGEVVMEYTGERIPLGEAVRREQLRQAREAAGETGDVVCDYLYILDDAWAIDGRGDGNVARLINHHCEPNCASDIWDDRVWIVASRDIEAGEELSFDYGYTFRDGLGHPCRCGAPSCVGYIVARHQRWRVRRWLRERDAAAVR; translated from the coding sequence ATGGTTACGGTGCCGGATGATCTGATCGAAGCCCGTGGGTCGGTGATTCACGGCCGCGGGGTGTATGCCCGCGGTTTCATCGCGGAAGGGGAGGTCGTGATGGAATACACCGGCGAACGGATTCCGCTTGGCGAGGCGGTGCGGCGGGAGCAGCTGCGGCAAGCCCGGGAGGCGGCTGGCGAGACCGGCGATGTAGTGTGCGACTATTTGTATATTCTGGATGATGCCTGGGCCATCGACGGGCGGGGGGACGGCAATGTGGCGCGCTTGATCAATCACCACTGTGAGCCGAATTGCGCGTCGGATATTTGGGATGACCGGGTGTGGATCGTGGCGTCGCGGGATATCGAGGCGGGTGAGGAACTGAGCTTCGATTACGGCTATACCTTTCGCGACGGTTTGGGGCATCCGTGTCGGTGTGGCGCGCCCTCGTGTGTCGGTTACATCGTGGCCCGGCATCAGCGTTGGCGCGTGCGGCGGTGGTTGCGCGAACGCGACGCGGCGGCGGTGCGGTGA
- a CDS encoding MotA/TolQ/ExbB proton channel family protein → MSRTHLTAATTFAGLLLATAASAQTAESIARYDAILRQAATAYTARIEQATQTLNDTRVRIGEEKIPLLNDLRALEDRILNLRAEITTFQTNTANFANDKARREQEAEAQRLNISYFAGTAAEGLSTLTSSLGNVEAEHWAEQVGTLRNRLDPVGGIPDISAAVETAEMLYARVESLIGGHARAGVAVSAEAHELVNGTFAFFGPETFFVGDNGIAGTVRARDEGAAPMVYPLAGWDAADAAAFAAGQPAAIPADVSGGKALQLAESQGNWIDHINKGGIVGYSILGLGAFALLTAFVKMVDLRNLSVDAPAATLPVLTSVTEESPAAAEGKLSGLRITSRELFATGIRHAAKPKDVIEEHLHAFILRERLHHERWLPMLAVIAAASPLLGLLGTVVGMVKTFTLITVFGTGNAAKLSSGISEALVTTELGLTVAIPTLVLHGLLSYRTQKNLSLLERYGVEFITANEDRKVTHPTKS, encoded by the coding sequence ATGAGCCGCACGCACCTCACCGCCGCGACCACGTTCGCCGGCCTCCTCCTCGCGACCGCCGCCTCCGCCCAGACCGCCGAGTCCATCGCGCGCTACGACGCCATTCTCCGCCAGGCCGCCACCGCTTACACCGCCCGCATCGAACAGGCGACCCAGACGCTCAACGACACCCGCGTCCGCATCGGCGAAGAAAAGATCCCACTCCTAAACGACCTCCGCGCCCTCGAAGACCGCATCCTTAATCTCCGCGCCGAGATCACCACCTTCCAAACCAACACCGCCAACTTCGCCAACGACAAGGCGCGTCGCGAACAGGAAGCCGAGGCCCAACGCCTCAACATCTCCTACTTCGCCGGCACCGCCGCCGAAGGCCTCTCCACCCTCACCAGCTCGCTCGGCAACGTGGAAGCCGAACACTGGGCCGAGCAGGTTGGCACGCTCCGCAATCGCCTCGATCCCGTTGGCGGCATTCCCGACATCTCTGCCGCCGTCGAAACCGCCGAGATGCTCTACGCCCGCGTCGAGTCGCTCATCGGCGGCCACGCCCGCGCCGGCGTTGCCGTCTCTGCCGAGGCCCACGAACTCGTCAACGGCACCTTCGCCTTCTTCGGCCCCGAAACCTTCTTCGTCGGCGACAACGGCATCGCCGGCACCGTGCGCGCTCGCGACGAAGGCGCCGCGCCGATGGTCTATCCGCTCGCCGGTTGGGACGCCGCCGACGCCGCCGCGTTTGCCGCCGGTCAACCCGCCGCCATCCCCGCCGACGTTTCCGGCGGCAAAGCCCTGCAACTCGCCGAGAGCCAGGGTAACTGGATCGATCACATCAACAAGGGCGGCATCGTCGGCTACTCCATCCTCGGCCTCGGCGCCTTTGCCCTGCTCACCGCCTTCGTCAAGATGGTCGACCTGCGCAACCTCTCGGTCGACGCCCCCGCCGCTACCCTGCCTGTGCTCACCAGCGTGACCGAGGAGAGCCCCGCCGCCGCTGAGGGCAAATTGAGCGGCCTGCGCATAACCAGTCGCGAGCTCTTCGCCACCGGCATCCGCCACGCCGCCAAACCCAAAGACGTGATCGAGGAGCACCTCCACGCCTTCATCCTCCGCGAGCGTCTGCACCACGAGCGTTGGTTGCCCATGCTCGCCGTCATCGCCGCCGCCTCACCCCTCCTCGGCCTGCTCGGCACCGTCGTCGGCATGGTGAAGACCTTCACCCTCATCACCGTCTTCGGCACTGGCAACGCCGCCAAACTTTCCAGTGGTATCTCCGAAGCCCTCGTCACCACCGAGCTCGGCCTCACCGTCGCCATCCCGACCCTCGTCCTCCACGGTCTGCTCTCCTACCGCACGCAGAAAAACCTGTCGCTGCTGGAACGCTACGGCGTCGAGTTCATCACCGCCAACGAGGACCGCAAGGTCACCCACCCAACGAAGTCCTGA
- a CDS encoding sodium ion-translocating decarboxylase subunit beta: MDTFQQFLPTTGFAGLDFGHAVMIVVGLVFVTLAIVKDYEPLLLVPIGFGIVLGNIPYADGMPLGVYDEGSVLYYLYFGVKQGIFPPLIFMGIGAMTDFSTMLSNPKLILLGGAAQMGIFLTLIGALGLGFTPMEAGAIGIIGGADGPTAIFLSAKLAPHLLGAIAVAAYSYMALVPVIQPPIMKLLTTPAERKIRMKAPRRVSKRERILFPITAFLICALIAPGSIALLGMLFLGNLLKESGVTERLANSARNAMIDIVTILLGVSVGASTQADTFLTPQSLLIFGLGALSFMIATASGVLFAKFMNLFLKDKINPLVGAAGVSAVPDSARVVQMIGRQADPDNHLLMQAMAPNVAGVIGSAIAAGVLWSVLVL, encoded by the coding sequence ATGGATACGTTTCAACAGTTCCTGCCGACGACCGGGTTTGCCGGGCTGGATTTCGGGCACGCGGTGATGATCGTGGTGGGGCTGGTGTTTGTGACGCTTGCGATTGTGAAGGATTACGAGCCGCTGCTGCTGGTGCCGATCGGCTTTGGCATCGTGCTCGGCAACATCCCTTATGCCGACGGCATGCCGTTGGGCGTGTATGACGAAGGCAGCGTGCTCTACTACCTCTACTTCGGCGTGAAGCAGGGCATTTTCCCGCCGCTCATTTTTATGGGTATCGGCGCGATGACCGACTTCTCGACGATGTTGTCGAATCCGAAACTCATCCTGCTGGGCGGCGCGGCGCAGATGGGCATTTTCCTCACGTTGATCGGCGCGCTGGGTCTCGGTTTTACGCCGATGGAGGCAGGCGCGATCGGCATCATCGGTGGTGCGGACGGACCGACGGCGATCTTCCTCTCGGCGAAACTGGCGCCGCATCTGTTGGGTGCGATTGCGGTGGCGGCTTATTCCTACATGGCGCTGGTGCCGGTGATTCAGCCGCCGATCATGAAACTGCTCACCACGCCGGCGGAGCGTAAGATCCGGATGAAGGCGCCGCGGCGGGTGTCGAAGCGGGAGCGTATTCTGTTTCCTATTACGGCGTTCCTGATCTGCGCGCTCATCGCGCCGGGTTCGATCGCGTTGCTGGGCATGCTTTTCCTGGGCAACCTGCTCAAGGAAAGCGGCGTGACCGAGCGATTGGCGAACTCGGCCCGCAATGCCATGATCGACATCGTGACGATTCTGCTGGGCGTGTCCGTGGGCGCGAGCACCCAGGCCGACACCTTCCTCACGCCGCAGTCGTTGCTCATCTTCGGTTTGGGGGCGTTGAGCTTCATGATCGCGACGGCCAGCGGGGTCTTGTTTGCGAAGTTCATGAATCTGTTCCTGAAGGATAAGATCAACCCGCTGGTGGGCGCGGCCGGAGTGTCGGCGGTGCCGGATTCGGCGAGGGTGGTGCAGATGATCGGGCGCCAGGCGGATCCCGACAATCACCTGCTCATGCAGGCGATGGCGCCGAATGTGGCAGGGGTGATCGGCTCGGCGATTGCGGCCGGTGTCCTGTGGTCGGTGCTGGTGCTGTAG
- a CDS encoding DUF3450 family protein codes for MPALPRLRHNVGLALACVIPCTLLTPAFADTALNDVQKAATEWARLRSETTRLEKAWDSERDLLTASLAGLGVQADQLAGQRDTLAAQTESARTEIDALTATNRETAARIEEAGTRIDALSAQLIALRPALPPRLSAALELPYRSLASPDLTPAERMRHTMTILNQCNRFNQTFVLSEEILAVTPGGEERLLEVLYWGLAQGCALDRSGGEAFVGRAVDGIWSWQPAPDLVGELTDLIDIHQDKEAPAFVTIPAQITEGAQ; via the coding sequence ATGCCCGCTTTACCCCGACTGCGACATAACGTCGGTCTCGCGTTGGCCTGCGTCATTCCTTGCACGCTGCTGACTCCCGCCTTCGCCGACACCGCCCTTAATGATGTGCAAAAAGCCGCGACCGAATGGGCGCGACTCCGATCCGAGACCACCCGTCTCGAAAAAGCCTGGGACTCCGAGCGCGACCTGCTGACCGCGTCACTCGCCGGTCTCGGCGTGCAGGCCGATCAACTCGCCGGCCAGCGCGACACCCTCGCCGCCCAGACCGAATCCGCCCGCACCGAGATCGACGCGCTCACCGCCACCAATCGCGAGACCGCCGCTCGCATCGAAGAAGCCGGCACCCGCATCGACGCGCTCTCCGCCCAACTCATCGCGCTGCGCCCCGCGCTCCCGCCACGCCTCTCCGCCGCGCTCGAGTTGCCCTACCGCAGCCTCGCCAGTCCCGACCTCACGCCGGCCGAACGCATGCGGCACACGATGACGATTCTCAACCAGTGCAATCGCTTCAACCAGACCTTCGTCCTCTCCGAGGAAATCCTCGCCGTCACACCCGGCGGTGAAGAGCGCCTTCTCGAGGTGCTCTATTGGGGCCTCGCCCAAGGTTGCGCGCTCGACCGCTCCGGCGGCGAAGCGTTCGTCGGCCGCGCCGTCGATGGCATCTGGTCCTGGCAACCCGCACCTGATCTCGTCGGCGAACTGACCGACCTGATCGACATCCATCAGGACAAGGAAGCCCCCGCCTTCGTCACCATCCCCGCGCAGATCACGGAGGGCGCCCAATGA
- a CDS encoding energy transducer TonB: protein MPSSPVPLDLDPASGLGRQVAKWGAGLGMSLVILFVLAHVQRTEIVPPPAPIADLQTMVLEDPPPPPPEIATREPPPPTVLDLEPIASDNVVKVAVAPLTYEIPLPEATPLLEFNLADFKPDMDSGENNPDHIFQFRDVDQRPVIVHRKKPDVSNDLIRKVPDPRVVVSMVVTRGGSVRNISMVQSSGNKELDRIVADALAEWRFRPAIRNGVAVNCLVIQSIVIKQSRGGSPFSI, encoded by the coding sequence ATGCCTTCCTCCCCCGTCCCCCTCGATCTTGATCCCGCCAGCGGGCTGGGTCGTCAGGTCGCCAAATGGGGCGCCGGGTTGGGCATGAGTCTGGTCATTCTCTTCGTCCTCGCTCACGTGCAGCGCACCGAGATCGTGCCGCCGCCCGCCCCCATCGCCGATCTGCAGACCATGGTGCTGGAAGACCCGCCCCCACCGCCGCCCGAGATCGCCACCCGCGAGCCCCCACCGCCCACCGTGCTCGACCTCGAACCGATCGCTTCCGACAACGTCGTCAAAGTCGCCGTCGCCCCGCTCACCTACGAGATCCCGCTGCCCGAAGCCACGCCCCTGCTCGAGTTCAACCTGGCCGACTTCAAACCCGACATGGATTCGGGCGAGAACAACCCCGACCACATTTTCCAATTCCGCGACGTCGACCAGCGCCCCGTCATCGTTCATCGCAAAAAACCCGACGTATCGAACGACTTGATACGCAAGGTTCCCGACCCTCGCGTGGTCGTGAGCATGGTCGTCACCCGTGGTGGCTCCGTGCGCAACATCAGCATGGTCCAGTCCTCCGGTAACAAGGAGCTGGACCGCATCGTCGCCGACGCCCTCGCCGAATGGCGTTTCCGTCCCGCCATCCGCAATGGCGTCGCGGTCAACTGCCTCGTTATCCAATCCATCGTCATCAAACAGTCCCGCGGTGGTTCACCCTTCAGCATCTGA
- a CDS encoding ExbD/TolR family protein, with protein MLKTTRSDSRYQAVAIDLAPMIDCVFILLIFFIVTSVFVEDPGVEVERPDTRGEAVTDRNALLLAISADDGIYFDGQQIRMDQVAATLRQASFSDEATVIIRADRHASHGTFAGVYSEAKRAGLAHVQFATARLGSAQP; from the coding sequence ATGCTCAAAACCACTCGCTCCGATTCCCGTTACCAGGCCGTCGCCATCGATCTCGCCCCCATGATCGACTGCGTGTTCATCCTGCTCATCTTCTTCATCGTCACTTCGGTTTTTGTCGAAGACCCCGGCGTCGAAGTGGAACGCCCCGACACCCGCGGCGAAGCCGTCACCGATCGCAACGCCCTGCTCCTCGCCATCTCCGCCGACGACGGCATCTACTTCGACGGCCAGCAAATCCGGATGGACCAAGTCGCCGCCACCCTGCGCCAGGCGTCGTTCTCCGATGAGGCCACGGTGATCATCCGCGCCGACCGTCATGCCAGCCACGGCACCTTTGCCGGCGTCTACTCCGAAGCCAAACGCGCCGGCCTCGCCCACGTCCAATTCGCCACCGCCCGCCTAGGCTCCGCCCAACCCTGA
- a CDS encoding tetratricopeptide repeat protein: protein MTARRLLPLLVALTVYPGLTHAQLAGSADAATPELSPQEQLAQILGEHASQPDVDPGRVINESMNFRKEREPDMTSAEYALYERISSMVETNAAFALQLLETMLGDDQEDSAAFDLALGNLYFAEERIDDALERYESAVGKYPEFLRAWTNIGMIHYQRENWPEAAKAFAKAVNLGDRDAQTFGLLAFAMRQTGNTLGAEMAFMQAMTANPEDTNWIGGLLELYFINGRHAQSESLVRELVRLEPGKAENWMLYASLLVQLERPLEAATQLEIARQIGAVNKDSLGLLGDLYVGLGFIPEAISAYEAIPGDTDQLASARLLTYARSMINEGKLDIARDILGKVPTSTEWEIAKPRHFAVAELAVAESDWAAAQESYEAIIQTEPMNPYALLGLGNALNEAGETARAEFTFEHALQVPQAEARACLELANIALVDRRFQRAIEMLNRADRLEPSSAVRAQIARINHLAAQ from the coding sequence ATGACTGCCCGCCGCCTGCTGCCCCTGCTCGTCGCCCTCACTGTCTACCCCGGTCTCACTCACGCCCAGCTCGCGGGCAGCGCCGACGCCGCCACCCCGGAACTGTCCCCACAGGAACAGCTCGCCCAGATTCTCGGCGAACACGCCAGCCAGCCCGACGTCGACCCCGGCCGGGTCATCAACGAGTCGATGAACTTCCGCAAAGAGCGGGAGCCCGATATGACCTCGGCCGAATACGCCCTCTACGAACGCATCTCCAGCATGGTGGAAACCAACGCCGCCTTTGCCCTCCAGTTGCTCGAGACCATGCTCGGCGACGACCAGGAGGACAGCGCCGCCTTCGACCTCGCCCTCGGCAACCTCTACTTCGCCGAAGAACGCATCGACGACGCCCTCGAGCGCTACGAAAGCGCCGTCGGAAAATACCCCGAATTTCTCCGCGCCTGGACCAACATCGGCATGATCCACTACCAGCGCGAAAACTGGCCCGAAGCCGCCAAAGCTTTTGCCAAAGCCGTCAACCTCGGCGACCGCGATGCCCAGACCTTCGGCCTGCTCGCCTTCGCCATGCGCCAGACCGGCAACACTCTCGGCGCCGAGATGGCCTTCATGCAGGCCATGACCGCCAACCCCGAAGACACCAACTGGATCGGCGGTCTGCTCGAGCTCTACTTCATCAACGGCCGCCACGCCCAATCCGAATCCCTCGTGCGCGAGCTCGTGCGCCTCGAGCCCGGCAAAGCCGAGAACTGGATGCTCTACGCCTCCCTGCTCGTCCAACTCGAGCGCCCGCTCGAAGCCGCCACCCAGCTTGAGATCGCCCGCCAAATCGGCGCCGTGAACAAGGACTCCCTCGGCCTGCTCGGTGACCTCTACGTCGGCCTCGGTTTCATCCCCGAAGCCATCTCCGCCTACGAAGCCATCCCGGGCGATACCGACCAACTCGCCTCCGCGCGCCTGCTCACCTACGCCCGTTCCATGATCAACGAGGGCAAACTCGACATTGCCCGCGACATCCTCGGCAAGGTGCCGACCTCCACCGAATGGGAGATTGCCAAACCTCGCCACTTTGCCGTCGCCGAACTCGCCGTCGCCGAGAGCGACTGGGCCGCCGCGCAGGAATCCTACGAAGCCATCATCCAAACCGAGCCGATGAACCCCTACGCACTGCTCGGACTCGGCAACGCCCTCAACGAAGCCGGCGAAACCGCCCGCGCCGAGTTCACCTTTGAGCACGCCCTGCAAGTTCCTCAGGCCGAAGCCCGCGCCTGCCTGGAGCTGGCCAACATCGCCCTCGTCGACCGCCGCTTCCAACGCGCCATCGAGATGCTCAACCGCGCTGACCGCCTCGAGCCCTCCTCCGCCGTCCGCGCCCAAATCGCCCGCATCAACCACCTCGCCGCGCAATAG
- a CDS encoding alpha/beta hydrolase family protein, giving the protein MFRFASSRGGRFAALYLSACLVAAAADKLDLERTDPVPANEPVPIQDFFRPAYFSSPQLNPSGTHVAAIVSGGLDVSRLMVIDLKTNETKVMTGLGDSDVGGVRWLNDERLIYSVSAEKYWGVALGAVEIKSMSRPYPVIQYGMHRFISRPEDDPLSPYVWVSGEGAGRDGGIVTVNTDIKNGRWVSLDPNNFNLYSVAEDQNRRVVRRRFPVPEGGLIAGYFSDRMGHLAYSYTGRQGVFTLHHYDGEDWEPSPIDMEANEVLATADEPGQLIVSQKLYDGQPSAVRFVDAQTGEYGAEILRDKGYDVTSGPLRDRGSRRVVGFQYHRAIPASVWFDEGYASLDKIFKSSFPKKVVRIYSTNEANTVFVLSVYSDREPVTYYIVDLEKKSLGPLKAALPWIDPARMAGVSIVKFKTDDGKRLDAYLTLPQGASKESPVPMVVLPHGGPWVRDTFGFDGEAQFLASRGYAVLQPNYRGSPGYDWMFPESDQWDFLKMHADVTAATKAILKTGFVDPKRVAIMGGSFGAYLALSGVVHEPDLYKCAVGNAGVYDWVEVFRDEAFNQHFSPQFGRLQLKLGNPDDEPEKFRAISPIHFVENMKVPMFVAHGKDDKVASWLESKRLVSQLEKHGVPHETHFVSRESHGMQHLENQVELYEKIEAFLAKHL; this is encoded by the coding sequence ATGTTTCGATTCGCGTCTTCCCGCGGCGGTCGCTTTGCCGCCCTGTATCTGTCTGCCTGTCTGGTCGCCGCGGCGGCCGACAAACTTGACCTCGAGCGCACGGACCCCGTGCCGGCGAATGAGCCGGTGCCGATTCAGGATTTTTTCCGCCCGGCCTATTTCAGCAGCCCGCAGCTCAACCCCTCCGGCACGCATGTGGCCGCGATCGTGTCGGGCGGTTTGGATGTCTCGCGCCTGATGGTGATCGATCTGAAGACCAATGAAACCAAGGTCATGACCGGGTTGGGCGACTCCGATGTGGGCGGCGTGCGGTGGCTGAACGACGAACGGCTGATCTATTCGGTCTCGGCGGAGAAATACTGGGGTGTGGCGCTGGGCGCGGTGGAGATCAAGAGCATGTCGCGACCGTATCCGGTGATACAATACGGCATGCACCGTTTTATCAGCCGGCCGGAGGACGATCCGCTCTCGCCCTATGTCTGGGTTTCGGGTGAGGGGGCCGGGCGTGACGGTGGTATCGTAACGGTGAATACGGATATCAAGAACGGGCGCTGGGTGAGTCTCGATCCGAACAATTTTAACCTCTACAGCGTGGCGGAGGATCAGAACCGCCGGGTGGTGCGCCGGCGTTTTCCGGTGCCGGAAGGTGGTTTGATCGCGGGCTACTTCTCCGACCGCATGGGGCACCTGGCCTACAGCTACACCGGCCGGCAGGGCGTGTTCACCCTGCATCATTATGATGGGGAGGATTGGGAACCCTCGCCGATCGACATGGAGGCCAACGAGGTGCTGGCGACAGCGGACGAGCCGGGGCAATTGATCGTGAGTCAGAAGCTTTACGACGGTCAGCCGAGCGCGGTGCGGTTTGTGGACGCGCAGACCGGGGAATACGGGGCGGAGATTTTGCGCGACAAGGGGTATGATGTGACGTCCGGGCCGCTCCGTGATCGTGGTTCCCGACGGGTCGTGGGGTTCCAATACCATCGCGCGATTCCGGCGTCGGTGTGGTTCGATGAAGGGTATGCGTCGCTCGACAAGATTTTCAAAAGCAGCTTCCCGAAGAAAGTTGTGCGAATCTACAGCACGAACGAGGCGAACACGGTGTTTGTGCTCTCGGTTTATTCGGATCGGGAGCCGGTCACCTATTACATCGTAGACCTGGAGAAAAAGTCGTTGGGGCCGTTAAAGGCGGCGCTGCCGTGGATCGATCCGGCGCGGATGGCGGGCGTGAGCATTGTGAAATTCAAGACGGATGATGGCAAACGGCTCGACGCCTACCTGACCCTGCCGCAGGGCGCCTCAAAGGAGTCCCCTGTGCCGATGGTGGTGTTGCCGCACGGCGGGCCGTGGGTGCGCGACACCTTTGGGTTTGATGGCGAGGCGCAGTTTCTGGCGAGTCGAGGCTACGCCGTATTGCAGCCCAACTATCGGGGCTCACCCGGCTACGACTGGATGTTTCCGGAATCCGACCAGTGGGACTTTTTGAAAATGCACGCCGATGTGACGGCGGCGACGAAGGCGATTCTCAAAACCGGCTTCGTGGATCCCAAACGCGTGGCCATCATGGGGGGGTCGTTCGGGGCTTACCTGGCGCTGTCGGGGGTGGTGCACGAGCCCGACCTCTACAAGTGCGCGGTGGGCAACGCCGGGGTGTATGACTGGGTGGAGGTGTTCCGCGACGAGGCGTTTAATCAGCACTTTTCGCCGCAGTTCGGCCGGTTGCAGCTGAAGCTGGGCAACCCCGACGATGAACCGGAGAAATTCCGGGCAATCTCGCCGATCCATTTTGTGGAGAACATGAAGGTGCCGATGTTTGTCGCCCACGGTAAGGACGACAAAGTCGCCTCCTGGCTCGAATCAAAGCGGCTGGTGAGCCAGTTGGAGAAGCACGGTGTGCCGCACGAGACGCACTTCGTGTCCCGCGAGTCGCACGGCATGCAGCATCTCGAAAATCAGGTGGAGCTCTACGAAAAGATCGAGGCCTTCCTCGCTAAGCACCTGTAA
- a CDS encoding GDSL-type esterase/lipase family protein, producing MKSFRLSVLLGLSALLALPSQAADADKPAAPTVPEYELALPMYDNGLPGRGPLRRHTWFQNLWQSRRAKWAKQVEADQGAVVFFGDSITQGWEDDMATAFPGLKLANRGISGDTTRGLLLRLQHDVLALNPSAIVLLIGTNDIEEGARNDTITKNVELLVERIQAHSRAVPIILNLVFPSSPKKERPPHYITDLNARYQGAFKGDPQVIILDTWTLFADAEGNAKLAEMPDLLHPNEIGYAKWRDALWPIFATLGLVETTTDLDWQPDPGFTALFNGHDLTGWGYRPTSAADREAARGWQAADPNAAPWPFVEEAVNFDGLRESPDGRYRAVNGRLVVTTPAEGRLIQQLWTQAEFGTDFELRLEFRATPNADSGVYVRAPQLQCRDYQLAGPWKDLPHYRPGDWNELIITVRGNTLHATCNGDELDAGLTLPDTGPIGLEGDRGQMEYRRIQLRPL from the coding sequence ATGAAATCCTTTCGACTCTCCGTTCTGCTCGGCCTGTCTGCCCTGCTCGCCTTGCCCTCCCAAGCCGCCGATGCGGACAAGCCCGCCGCGCCGACCGTGCCGGAATATGAACTCGCCCTGCCCATGTATGACAACGGCCTGCCCGGCCGCGGCCCGCTTCGCCGTCACACTTGGTTTCAAAACCTCTGGCAAAGTCGCCGCGCCAAATGGGCCAAGCAGGTCGAGGCCGACCAGGGCGCCGTCGTCTTCTTCGGCGACTCCATCACCCAGGGCTGGGAGGACGACATGGCGACCGCCTTCCCCGGCCTGAAACTCGCCAACCGCGGCATCTCCGGCGACACCACCCGCGGCCTGCTCCTGCGCCTCCAACACGACGTGCTCGCGCTCAACCCCAGCGCCATCGTCCTGCTCATCGGCACCAACGACATCGAGGAAGGCGCCCGCAACGACACCATCACCAAAAACGTCGAGCTGCTGGTCGAGCGCATCCAGGCCCACAGCCGCGCCGTGCCCATCATCCTCAACCTCGTCTTCCCCAGCTCGCCCAAAAAGGAACGCCCGCCCCACTACATCACCGATCTCAACGCCCGCTACCAAGGCGCCTTCAAGGGCGACCCGCAGGTCATCATCCTCGACACCTGGACCCTCTTCGCCGACGCCGAGGGCAACGCCAAACTCGCCGAGATGCCCGACCTCCTTCACCCCAACGAGATCGGTTACGCCAAGTGGCGCGACGCCCTCTGGCCCATCTTCGCCACGCTCGGCCTCGTTGAAACCACCACCGATCTCGACTGGCAACCCGACCCCGGTTTCACCGCCCTCTTCAACGGCCACGACCTCACCGGCTGGGGCTACCGTCCGACCTCCGCGGCAGACCGAGAAGCCGCGCGCGGTTGGCAAGCCGCCGATCCCAATGCCGCCCCCTGGCCGTTCGTCGAGGAAGCGGTCAACTTCGACGGCCTGCGCGAATCGCCCGACGGTCGCTACCGCGCCGTCAATGGTCGGCTCGTGGTCACCACCCCCGCCGAAGGTCGCCTCATTCAACAGCTCTGGACCCAAGCGGAGTTCGGCACCGACTTCGAACTGCGCCTCGAATTCCGCGCCACCCCCAACGCCGACAGCGGCGTCTACGTGCGCGCCCCCCAACTCCAATGCCGCGACTACCAGCTCGCCGGTCCGTGGAAGGACCTCCCGCACTACCGGCCCGGCGATTGGAACGAGCTCATCATCACCGTGCGCGGCAACACGCTTCACGCGACCTGCAACGGTGACGAACTTGATGCCGGCCTCACCCTGCCCGACACCGGCCCCATCGGCCTCGAAGGCGACCGCGGCCAGATGGAATACCGCCGCATCCAACTGCGCCCGCTTTGA